From Scomber scombrus chromosome 13, fScoSco1.1, whole genome shotgun sequence, a single genomic window includes:
- the pcdh8 gene encoding protocadherin-8 produces the protein MGFCKMSSVGLCTVLVLCLYTVQCTTTRYFTYEEDAPGTEIGNLSQDLKIDPADDPDTSFRFMQENNSSVIQMRETDGLLSVAEVIDREQLCPRSPRCFITFDTVAFSKEKFQLIHVEIEVKDINDHAPVFARNETNLEIVENVPLDSRFLLQIALDQDVGENYIQSYNISPSSHFAIEVRDREDGVKFAELVLVRQLDREVEDSYSIEVTAADGGVPAKSGSVTVNIKVLDFNDNRPTFEHSSLKVELNEDSPVGHRVVKVHAFDPDDGINGEVMYAFNGLSPEATRIFHIDPYSGDVTLKALVDFEKRRSYELNIKASDLGANSVPSSCKVVIDIVDVNDNAPEISIKPMTSSSDGVAYITEAAAAESFVALISTSDRDSGSNGYVRISLLGHEHFSLQQAYGDTFMIITTTTLDREKIPEYNLTVVAEDLGSPPFKTVTQYTICVTDENDNNPLFSKTLYEVSVMENNIPGSYVTTVVARDPDVGKNAKVSYKLIDSLVQGGSPVSTYVSIDSQSGSLYTLRSFDYETLKQIDLVIQAEDRGSPSLSSKSTIRIRVVDQNDNYPHFTFPILLNDSADISLPFNAPPGYLALRVSAEDEDEAVNGELSYQFVQGDPKLFTMNTDTGEIALKQWLTAEIGDVLEMKIAVSDNGRSPLSASATIRFVITDTEPSEDQVVIVLRSSDEEGSGLDGSLIVIIMLSGGCALLLIAIVAVVVTCKLSCGGRNRGSKREVRHSLFDSRPMPMLGSTEPNIYTGQRGFFHERTSSSLDDSCLYEDRSGESETKMFLPSKHFQPSSVWQGDKYCLQVSGIGNTDQLSVKDSGKGDSDFNDSDSDISGDGGKKNFSTFQPRLKSSSSATNSLSGDCQGTYCAIPAQSFRAPRDNAYTIGFSPVPVFNNPHGYPVSWKDSSYGTNRPKSKSSAQTFSRTHTLPSYFPQQQRDASVPGTEIHKQSPNIVTVATALEVATIF, from the exons ATGGGATTTTGCAAGATGTCAAGTGTTGGACTCTGCACTGtacttgttttatgtttatacaCTGTTCAGTGTACAACTACTAGGTATTTCACCTATGAGGAGGACGCACCAGGCACCGAGATTGGAAATTTATCACAAGACTTAAAGATTGATCCAGCTGATGACCCCGACACATCGTTCCGCTTCATGCAAGAAAACAACTCTTCTGTGATTCAAATGAGGGAGACAGATGGGCTTCTGAGCGTTGCAGAAGTAATTGACCGAGAGCAGCTCTGCCCCAGATCCCCGCGTTGCTTCATCACCTTCGACACTGTGGCCTTCTCCAAAGAAAAGTTTCAACTCATCCACGTGGAGATCGAGGTGAAAGACATTAACGACCACGCGCCTGTGTTCGCGCGCAATGAGACAAACCTAGAGATAGTGGAAAATGTGCCGCTGGACTCAAGATTCCTTCTGCAGATCGCTCTCGATCAGGATGTGGGTGAAAACTACATTCAGAGCTACAACATTTCTCCCTCCAGTCATTTCGCCATTGAAGTGCGCGATAGGGAGGACGGGGTGAAGTTTGCGGAACTGGTGCTGGTGAGGCAGCTCGACAGGGAGGTGGAGGACTCCTACAGCATCGAAGTCACTGCAGCTGACGGAGGAGTGCCTGCAAAGTCTGGGTCAGTGACTGTGAATATCAAAGTGCTTGACTTTAACGATAACCGCCCGACTTTTGAGCACAGCTCACTGAAAGTTGAGCTGAATGAAGACTCTCCAGTGGGTCACCGAGTTGTCAAAGTGCACGCTTTTGACCCCGATGATGGCATTAACGGTGAGGTGATGTACGCATTCAATGGATTGTCACCAGAGGCTACACGCATTTTCCACATCGACCCGTACTCCGGGGACGTGACTTTGAAGGCGCTGGTTGATTTTGAGAAGAGAAGGTCATACGAGCTGAACATCAAAGCCTCCGATTTAGGCGCGAACTCGGTCCCATCCAGCTGCAAAGTTGTGATAGACATCGTGGACGTTAATGACAACGCACCTGAAATCAGCATCAAACCGATGACCTCCAGCAGTGACGGAGTTGCTTACATcacagaagctgcagctgcGGAGAGTTTCGTGGCTCTGATCAGCACCTCGGACAGAGACTCCGGCTCCAACGGGTACGTGCGCATCAGCCTGCTCGGGCACGAGCATTTCAGCCTCCAGCAGGCGTATGGGGACACTTTCATGATTATTACCACTACTACCTTGGACAGAGAGAAGATCCCAGAGTATAATCTTACTGTAGTTGCAGAAGACTTAGGAAGTCCACCTTTCAAAACTGTCACACAGTATACAATCTGTGTAACAGATGAGAATGACAACAACCCTCTCTTCAGCAAGACTCTTTATGAAGTTTCAGTCATGGAAAATAATATTCCAGGTTCGTATGTGACCACTGTTGTTGCCCGTGATCCTGATGTGGGAAAGAACGCCAAAGTCTCTTACAAACTCATAGATTCACTGGTGCAAGGAGGATCCCCAGTGTCCACTTATGTTTCTATAGATTCACAGTCTGGGTCTTTGTACACTTTACGGTCTTTTGACTACGAGACTCTCAAGCAGATTGACTTGGTCATCCAAGCAGAAGACAGAGGTTCCCCTTCTCTTTCGAGCAAATCAACAATCAGGATTAGAGTTGTGGATCAGAATGACAACTATCCACACTTCACCTTCCCCATCCTTCTGAATGACTCTGCTGATATTTCTTTGCCCTTTAATGCACCTCCTGGCTATCTTGCCCTCCGCGTCTCAGctgaagatgaggatgaggcGGTGAATGGTGAGCTCTCCTACCAATTTGTACAAGGTGACCCAAAGCTTTTCACAATGAACACAGATACTGGAGAAATTGCTTTAAAACAATGGCTGACAGCTGAAATTGGAGACGTGCTCGAAATGAAAATAGCAGTGAGTGACAATGGCAGGTCCCCGCTCTCTGCAAGTGCCACTATTAGGTTTGTCATCACAGACACTGAGCCCTCTGAAGACCAAGTCGTCATTGTGTTACGGTCAAGTGATGAAGAAGGCTCCGGCTTGGATGGCTCACTAATTGTCATTATTATGCTCAGCGGGGGTTGTGCATTGTTGCTGATTGCAATAGTGGCTGTTGTTGTCACATGCAAACTCAGCTGTGGAGGGAGAAACCGTGGCTCCAAGAGAGAAGTGCGTCACAGCCTATTTGACAGCAGGCCCATGCCCATGCTCGGCTCAACAGAACCTAACATATACACCGGTCAACGAGGCTTCTTCCATGAGAGAACCTCTTCTTCTCTGGATGATTCCTGCCTGTATGAAGACAGAAGTGGGGAGTCAGAAACAAAG ATGTTTCTGCCCTCCAAGCATTTCCAACCATCATCTGTGTGGCAAGGTGACAAATACTGCTTGCAAGTGAG TGGCATTGGCAACACTGACCAGCTGAGCGTGAAGGACAGTGGCAAAGGGGACAGTGACTTCAACGACAGCGACTCCGATATCAGTGGAGATGGAGGCAAGAAGAACTTCAGTACCTTCCAGCCAAGGCTAAAAA GTTCATCCAGTGCCACTAACAGCTTATCTGGGGATTGCCAAGGCACCTACTGTGCAATACCAGCACAAAGCTTCAGAGCCCCCAGAGACAACGCATACACAATAGGCTTCTCCCCAGTACCGGTTTTCAACAATCCTCATGGCTATCCTGTCTCTTGGAAGGATTCTAGTTATGGCACAAATCGCCCAAAATCAAAGAGCAGTGCACAGACTTTCTCCAGGACCCATACCCTTCCCTCTTACTTCCCTCAGCAACAGCGTGACGCTAGTGTTCCAGGCACTGAAATCCACAAGCAGAGTCCAAATATTGTAACAGTGGCTACTGCTTTAGAGGTTGCAACTATCTTTTAG